In Arthrobacter sp. UKPF54-2, the following are encoded in one genomic region:
- a CDS encoding L-threonylcarbamoyladenylate synthase, protein MTTSYDCADAAQRAAGLEHAQRAIRDHKCVVLPTDTVYGIAADAFSPQAVTLLLAAKGRGRTMPPPVLIPRLNALDGLATDVSAEARQLAEAFWPGGLTLILHAQPSLDWDLGETKGTVALRLPADDVAQDLLTLTGPLAVSSANRTGQPAAQSAADAEAQLAESVEVYLEGGHRPVEGDGAEPSTIIDATALPLRVVRQGAISLERLREVVPGVLGAGEEPPAEPAAAPAENSAEPAEAPADPADPAGPGDSAGSAPDDSPRN, encoded by the coding sequence GTGACGACCAGCTACGATTGCGCCGATGCAGCCCAGCGAGCCGCCGGACTTGAACACGCCCAGCGGGCAATCCGGGACCACAAGTGCGTGGTGCTCCCCACCGACACCGTGTACGGAATCGCCGCGGATGCGTTCTCCCCGCAGGCTGTGACGCTGCTGCTCGCCGCCAAGGGCCGGGGCCGGACCATGCCGCCGCCGGTGCTCATCCCGCGCCTGAACGCCCTCGACGGCCTCGCCACCGACGTGTCCGCGGAGGCGCGCCAACTGGCCGAGGCGTTCTGGCCCGGCGGACTGACCCTGATCCTGCACGCCCAGCCCTCGCTGGACTGGGACCTGGGCGAGACCAAGGGCACCGTGGCCCTCCGGCTCCCCGCCGACGACGTCGCCCAGGACCTGCTCACCCTCACCGGACCGCTCGCGGTGTCCTCCGCGAACCGGACCGGCCAGCCCGCCGCGCAGAGCGCCGCCGACGCCGAGGCGCAGCTGGCGGAGTCGGTGGAGGTCTACCTGGAGGGCGGCCACCGGCCGGTCGAGGGCGACGGCGCCGAACCATCCACCATCATCGACGCGACGGCCCTCCCGCTGCGTGTGGTCCGCCAGGGTGCCATCAGCCTGGAGCGCCTGCGCGAAGTCGTGCCGGGCGTCCTCGGTGCCGGCGAAGAGCCGCCGGCCGAGCCTGCCGCAGCGCCGGCCGAGAATTCGGCGGAGCCTGCCGAGGCTCCCGCCGATCCCGCCGATCCTGCCGGGCCCGGCGACTCCGCCGGCTCGGCCCCCGACGATTCCCCAAGGAACTGA
- a CDS encoding glycosyltransferase, protein MQPKVAVAAVTFDRHEELALLLKGLADQTAPIHSVALVDSGTVPATGVVEAQGAENINYLRSEANLGGAGGFAYAILAAMASGAEWIWMMDDDGHPEDASCLAELLKTAEEHGLDIVSPLVAATADPNRLSFNFRINGLLTNDRSRLAPMGYLPDMVHFFNGALIRTEVFYKIGIPDVKFFIRGDEVDFLSRVKKAGLKYGTLATVAVQHPATWTEMKPVFGGFITPVIPEGEFKRYCYFRNRGYLTRKYRNLRWFGADIVGFPYYFLKTGDLKGLAHWFRAYSTGFRGKGFGSPAQLMSTNS, encoded by the coding sequence ATGCAGCCCAAAGTCGCCGTCGCGGCCGTAACCTTTGACCGCCACGAGGAACTCGCCCTGCTGCTGAAGGGCCTGGCGGATCAGACCGCCCCGATCCACTCGGTCGCGCTCGTCGACTCCGGCACCGTGCCCGCCACCGGCGTCGTCGAGGCGCAGGGTGCGGAGAACATCAATTACCTGCGCTCCGAGGCGAACCTCGGCGGGGCCGGTGGCTTTGCGTACGCGATCCTCGCCGCCATGGCCAGCGGCGCCGAGTGGATCTGGATGATGGACGACGATGGCCACCCCGAGGACGCCAGCTGCCTCGCCGAACTGCTCAAGACCGCCGAAGAGCACGGACTGGACATCGTGAGCCCGCTGGTCGCCGCCACCGCCGACCCCAACCGGCTCTCCTTCAACTTCCGGATCAACGGGCTGCTGACCAACGACCGCTCGCGGCTGGCTCCGATGGGCTACCTCCCGGACATGGTGCACTTCTTCAACGGCGCGCTGATCCGCACCGAGGTCTTCTACAAGATCGGCATCCCCGACGTGAAGTTCTTCATCCGCGGAGACGAAGTCGACTTCCTCTCGCGGGTGAAAAAGGCCGGGCTGAAGTACGGCACGCTGGCCACCGTGGCGGTGCAGCACCCCGCCACCTGGACCGAGATGAAGCCGGTCTTCGGCGGCTTTATCACCCCGGTCATCCCCGAGGGCGAGTTCAAGCGCTACTGCTACTTCCGCAACCGGGGCTACCTCACCCGCAAGTACCGGAACCTGCGCTGGTTCGGTGCGGACATCGTCGGCTTCCCCTACTACTTCCTCAAGACCGGCGACCTCAAGGGCCTCGCGCACTGGTTCCGCGCCTACTCAACCGGGTTCCGCGGCAAGGGCTTCGGCTCGCCCGCGCAACTGATGTCCACCAACAGCTAG
- a CDS encoding glycosyltransferase, whose protein sequence is MENLYAVVVTYNRADYLRNLLDSFARLGTGPARIIVVDNASGDHTADVVAAALAAGQPIDYERLDENVGGAGGFSRGVELALGRGAEWLWLMDDDVEVLPGAVEALAKFTPEYSCLIGRRYDADGKPFFWQHHFVEALGVFLPVSRDVFAHSEVFRTNVGNFEGMLIKASVARSIGLPDPRFFITWDDLIYGWLAAQQTPVVYVNAFVIKKVRAQRQVDLGLRHLNDSSDLSRRYVMRNRGHVAQYLRAHGKFHRLGFGAGTALTFLKEIARLVLVERTLKGTGALWRGWRESRAILADSGWKPMPPLPADPGSGRERD, encoded by the coding sequence GTGGAGAACCTGTACGCCGTCGTCGTCACGTACAACCGCGCCGATTACCTGCGCAACCTGCTCGATTCCTTTGCCCGCCTCGGCACCGGTCCGGCGCGGATCATCGTGGTGGACAACGCCAGCGGCGACCACACGGCCGACGTCGTCGCCGCGGCACTGGCCGCCGGCCAGCCGATCGACTACGAGCGATTGGACGAGAACGTCGGCGGCGCCGGCGGGTTCTCCCGCGGCGTCGAGCTCGCCCTCGGCCGCGGCGCGGAGTGGCTGTGGCTGATGGACGACGACGTCGAGGTGCTCCCCGGCGCGGTGGAGGCACTGGCAAAATTCACGCCGGAGTATTCCTGCCTGATCGGCCGCCGCTACGACGCCGACGGCAAGCCCTTCTTCTGGCAGCACCATTTTGTGGAGGCACTGGGGGTCTTCCTGCCGGTCTCCCGCGACGTTTTCGCACACTCCGAGGTGTTCCGCACCAACGTCGGAAACTTCGAAGGCATGCTGATCAAGGCGTCGGTGGCGCGCAGCATCGGGCTGCCGGACCCGCGCTTCTTCATCACCTGGGACGATCTGATCTACGGCTGGCTCGCCGCGCAGCAGACCCCGGTGGTCTACGTCAACGCCTTCGTGATCAAAAAGGTCCGCGCACAGCGCCAGGTGGACCTCGGCCTGCGCCACCTCAACGATTCCTCGGACCTGAGCCGCCGCTACGTGATGCGCAACCGTGGCCACGTCGCGCAGTACCTCCGGGCCCACGGCAAGTTCCACCGGCTTGGCTTCGGGGCCGGGACGGCGCTGACCTTCCTGAAGGAAATCGCCCGCCTGGTCCTCGTCGAACGGACCCTGAAGGGGACCGGGGCGCTCTGGCGCGGCTGGCGGGAATCCCGCGCCATCCTCGCCGACAGCGGCTGGAAACCCATGCCGCCGCTGCCTGCGGACCCGGGCAGCGGACGCGAAAGAGATTAG
- a CDS encoding nucleoside-diphosphate sugar epimerase/dehydratase, with protein MTTKSEARESAAQRDEKPALWIWIQLFLDSMSWIVAIVLALLLRYEMGIRAEQFAGAFVIAAIAVVAQMLAGYALALYRGRYPFGSFQEARALVFVTVIVAASITVSLLVLYEAINIGRSVGLIAFPFACLFMGAARYAKRLYVEGKTRPGDEAQNTLIYGAGFLGNSLLTRMLQDPESPYFPVGLIDDDPAKKHLRLSGVQVLGRGEDLPAIIRRTRARVLVLAFANVEAPVVRRISDAVAGLNIRVLVLPPLRDMLGGGAPDGFSDFRDVAVEDLIGRRPVDIKVDEIAGYIKDKRVLVTGAGGSIGSELCRQIVQFAPAELIMLDHDETGLQHTQISITGRGLLAGRDTVLANIRDGEALQEIFEDRRPEVVFHAAALKHAPLLQQYPVEAWKTNVCGTLNVLRAAQRAGVSHFVNISTDKAANPTTALGHSKRVAEKLTAWMAGQTGSKFVSVRFGNVMGSRGSMLPLFTEQIRVGGPVTVTDPDVTRFFMTIPEACQLVIQAGAIGAGGDVMILDMGEPVRILDVAQRMIAMSGKQVEIIYTGLRPGEKLHEELVGTGELDQRPLHPKISHTRASQQDPDKLDLNVWLARCEAEQGASIADIPDDEADEAGEIRVAS; from the coding sequence TTGACTACGAAATCTGAAGCGCGCGAATCTGCCGCACAACGGGACGAGAAGCCCGCCCTCTGGATCTGGATCCAGCTGTTCCTCGACTCCATGTCGTGGATCGTGGCGATCGTCCTGGCCCTGCTGCTGCGCTACGAGATGGGCATCCGCGCGGAGCAGTTCGCCGGCGCTTTCGTCATCGCCGCCATCGCCGTAGTCGCCCAGATGCTCGCCGGCTATGCCCTGGCCCTGTACCGGGGCCGCTACCCGTTCGGCAGCTTCCAGGAGGCCAGGGCCCTCGTCTTCGTCACCGTGATTGTGGCCGCCTCGATCACCGTAAGCCTGCTGGTGCTCTACGAGGCCATCAACATCGGCCGCAGCGTCGGCCTGATCGCCTTCCCCTTCGCCTGCCTCTTTATGGGCGCGGCCCGCTACGCGAAACGGCTCTACGTCGAGGGCAAGACCCGTCCCGGCGACGAAGCGCAGAACACCCTGATCTACGGCGCGGGCTTCCTGGGCAACTCGCTGCTGACCCGCATGCTGCAGGACCCGGAGTCCCCGTATTTTCCGGTGGGCCTGATCGACGACGACCCGGCAAAGAAGCACCTGCGCCTCTCCGGAGTCCAGGTCCTCGGCCGGGGCGAAGACCTCCCGGCGATCATTCGCCGGACCCGCGCGAGGGTGCTGGTGCTGGCGTTCGCCAACGTCGAGGCGCCGGTGGTGCGCCGCATCTCGGACGCCGTGGCCGGCCTGAACATCCGCGTCCTCGTGCTGCCTCCGCTGCGGGACATGCTCGGCGGGGGCGCCCCCGACGGTTTCTCCGACTTCCGCGACGTCGCGGTCGAGGACCTGATCGGCCGCCGGCCGGTCGACATCAAGGTCGACGAAATCGCCGGCTACATCAAGGACAAACGCGTCCTCGTGACCGGCGCCGGCGGCTCGATCGGCTCCGAACTCTGCCGCCAGATTGTGCAGTTCGCCCCGGCGGAACTGATCATGCTCGACCACGACGAGACCGGCCTGCAGCATACCCAGATCTCCATCACCGGCCGCGGCCTGCTGGCAGGCCGTGACACCGTGCTGGCCAACATCCGCGACGGCGAAGCGCTGCAGGAGATCTTCGAGGACCGCCGCCCCGAGGTGGTGTTCCACGCGGCCGCGCTCAAGCACGCGCCGCTGCTCCAGCAGTACCCGGTCGAAGCGTGGAAGACCAACGTCTGCGGCACCCTGAACGTCCTGCGCGCCGCCCAGCGGGCCGGCGTCTCGCACTTCGTGAACATCTCCACCGACAAGGCCGCCAACCCCACCACGGCCCTGGGCCACTCCAAGCGCGTCGCGGAGAAATTGACCGCCTGGATGGCCGGCCAGACCGGCAGCAAGTTCGTCTCGGTCCGCTTCGGCAATGTGATGGGCAGCCGCGGCTCCATGCTTCCCCTCTTCACCGAGCAGATCCGGGTGGGCGGGCCCGTCACGGTCACCGACCCCGATGTCACCCGTTTCTTTATGACGATTCCCGAGGCCTGCCAGCTGGTGATCCAGGCCGGCGCAATCGGCGCGGGCGGCGACGTGATGATCCTGGACATGGGCGAGCCGGTGCGGATCCTTGACGTCGCCCAGCGGATGATCGCCATGTCCGGCAAACAGGTCGAGATCATCTACACCGGACTGCGGCCGGGGGAGAAGCTGCATGAGGAACTCGTCGGCACCGGCGAGTTGGACCAGCGGCCCCTGCACCCGAAGATTTCCCACACCCGGGCATCCCAGCAGGACCCGGACAAGCTTGACCTCAATGTTTGGCTGGCCCGCTGCGAGGCGGAACAGGGCGCCAGCATCGCCGACATCCCCGACGACGAGGCCGACGAAGCGGGCGAGATCCGGGTGGCGTCGTGA
- a CDS encoding glycosyltransferase family 4 protein gives MPLAVVAGITLLASLLLPLAVKPWLVRMGVVDVPSARSSHHKATIRGMGVATALATAAGYLAAVMLGVVTVDRSLFAAVLAIIAACSAVGWIEDLRGLSIRGRAVAQLGIGAAGSAALIALTGQSFWWLPLAAVAIAAYVNIANFMDGINGISGLHGVTAGGAYAVAGLLSDQPWLTAGGAVLAMSFLGFLPWNLGRGSVFLGDVGSYLLGSSIAALAVAGFLSGVYVEYVLTPILVYAADTGYTLLRRIKAGERWYASHREHVYQRLTDVGFTHLQSAALVTVCTAAVIVLGFIAATAPLPTVALCVAGSLLILVLYLASPDLIRRFRRRSKVTRIPVA, from the coding sequence ATGCCGCTGGCCGTGGTGGCCGGGATCACGCTCCTGGCCAGCCTGCTCCTTCCCCTGGCGGTGAAGCCCTGGCTGGTCCGGATGGGCGTAGTGGACGTGCCCTCCGCCCGTTCCTCGCACCACAAGGCAACGATCCGCGGCATGGGCGTGGCCACGGCCCTGGCCACCGCCGCGGGATACCTGGCCGCGGTGATGCTCGGCGTCGTCACGGTGGACCGTTCGCTGTTCGCCGCGGTGCTGGCGATCATCGCTGCGTGTTCGGCCGTGGGCTGGATCGAGGACCTGCGGGGCCTGTCCATCCGGGGCCGCGCCGTTGCCCAGCTCGGCATCGGGGCCGCGGGCTCCGCGGCGCTGATCGCGCTGACCGGGCAGTCCTTCTGGTGGCTTCCGCTGGCCGCCGTGGCGATTGCGGCCTACGTCAACATTGCGAACTTCATGGACGGCATCAACGGGATCTCCGGCCTGCATGGGGTCACCGCCGGCGGTGCCTACGCGGTGGCCGGCCTGCTCTCCGACCAGCCCTGGCTGACCGCCGGCGGCGCGGTGCTGGCGATGTCCTTCCTTGGCTTCCTGCCGTGGAACCTCGGCCGCGGATCGGTTTTCCTCGGCGACGTCGGCAGCTACCTGCTGGGCTCCTCGATTGCCGCCCTTGCCGTGGCGGGATTCCTGTCCGGCGTCTACGTCGAGTATGTGCTCACGCCGATCCTGGTCTACGCCGCGGACACCGGCTACACCCTGCTGCGCCGGATCAAGGCGGGGGAGCGGTGGTACGCGTCCCACCGCGAGCACGTCTACCAGCGGCTCACCGACGTCGGGTTCACGCACCTGCAGTCGGCCGCCCTGGTCACGGTGTGCACCGCGGCCGTGATTGTCCTCGGATTCATCGCCGCCACCGCGCCGCTGCCCACCGTCGCCCTGTGCGTGGCCGGGAGCCTGCTGATCCTCGTCCTGTACCTGGCCTCCCCGGACCTGATCCGCCGGTTCCGGCGCCGTTCGAAGGTCACCCGCATCCCCGTGGCCTAG
- the atpB gene encoding F0F1 ATP synthase subunit A, protein MIALALPAQDSGEFTPPGIEQMHLPAILPWGAAEGFSKQMLLVILSVVIIATFFVLAARKQQLVPGKLQFAGEAAYGFVRNGIAKDIIGGKDFIKYVPLLFSLFFFILVNNIYGAIPVIQLPSFSHVGGAYVLAAIVYVTWIAIGIKKNGLKYFKLATVPSGVPVYILPIVIPIEIISNFLVRPVTHSLRLFATMLAGHLIVMIAGSGIEFLVMQENVLLKGASVLVLAGSLAMYMLEALIMALQAYVFTLLTAIYIEGALHADSH, encoded by the coding sequence TTGATCGCGCTTGCGCTCCCGGCCCAAGATTCAGGAGAGTTCACTCCTCCTGGAATTGAACAAATGCACCTGCCGGCTATCCTGCCCTGGGGTGCGGCCGAAGGATTCTCCAAGCAGATGCTGCTGGTGATCCTCTCGGTCGTTATTATCGCCACATTCTTTGTGCTGGCTGCGCGTAAGCAGCAGCTCGTTCCCGGCAAGCTGCAGTTCGCCGGCGAGGCCGCCTACGGCTTCGTCCGCAACGGCATCGCCAAGGACATCATCGGCGGCAAAGATTTCATCAAGTACGTTCCGCTGCTGTTCAGCCTGTTCTTCTTCATCCTGGTGAACAACATCTACGGCGCGATCCCCGTGATCCAGCTCCCGAGCTTCTCGCACGTCGGCGGCGCCTACGTGCTCGCCGCGATCGTGTACGTCACCTGGATCGCGATCGGCATCAAGAAGAACGGCCTCAAGTACTTCAAGCTGGCCACCGTGCCGAGCGGCGTGCCGGTCTACATCCTCCCGATCGTCATCCCGATCGAGATCATCTCCAACTTCCTGGTCCGGCCCGTGACGCACAGCCTCCGTCTGTTCGCCACCATGCTGGCCGGTCACCTCATCGTGATGATCGCCGGTTCCGGCATCGAGTTCCTGGTCATGCAGGAGAATGTCCTGCTGAAGGGCGCCTCGGTCCTGGTCCTGGCCGGCTCGCTGGCGATGTACATGCTGGAGGCGCTGATCATGGCGCTGCAGGCGTACGTCTTCACGCTGCTGACCGCGATCTACATCGAAGGCGCACTGCACGCCGACAGCCACTAA
- the atpE gene encoding ATP synthase F0 subunit C yields MEGSINGSLNLIGYGLSAIGGGIGVGLVFAAYINGVARQPEAQRVLQPIAFLGLALTEALAILGLVFAFVLK; encoded by the coding sequence ATGGAAGGCTCCATCAACGGCTCCCTCAACCTCATCGGCTACGGCCTCTCCGCCATCGGCGGTGGTATCGGTGTGGGTCTCGTGTTCGCTGCTTACATCAACGGCGTCGCACGTCAGCCGGAAGCTCAGCGCGTGCTGCAGCCGATCGCATTCCTCGGCCTTGCGCTGACTGAAGCCCTCGCCATCCTCGGCCTGGTCTTCGCATTCGTTCTCAAGTAA
- a CDS encoding F0F1 ATP synthase subunit B, whose protein sequence is MKQLIISAATEGETNPLVPNPWEMFVVFVGFAVLLFIVTKYVVPMFEKNFAERAEAIEGGIAKAEKAQAEASAALEEYKQQLTDARTEANRIREEARAEGAQILADLKEKAAAESARITAQAHAQIESERQAAVVSLRAEVGTLATTLAGRIVGEALTDDARSARVVDRFLADLENQNAGAAK, encoded by the coding sequence ATGAAGCAGCTGATCATCTCAGCCGCCACCGAGGGTGAAACCAACCCCCTCGTTCCCAACCCTTGGGAAATGTTTGTCGTCTTTGTAGGCTTTGCTGTCCTCCTGTTCATCGTGACGAAGTACGTGGTCCCGATGTTCGAGAAGAACTTCGCAGAGCGTGCCGAGGCGATTGAAGGCGGCATTGCCAAGGCCGAGAAGGCGCAGGCAGAAGCTTCTGCAGCACTCGAAGAGTACAAGCAGCAGCTCACGGACGCCCGCACCGAGGCCAACCGCATCCGCGAGGAAGCCCGTGCCGAAGGCGCCCAGATCCTGGCGGATCTGAAGGAGAAGGCAGCTGCCGAGTCTGCCCGCATCACCGCCCAGGCACACGCGCAGATCGAATCCGAGCGCCAGGCGGCCGTGGTGTCGCTCCGCGCAGAGGTCGGCACGCTGGCCACCACGCTGGCCGGCCGCATCGTTGGCGAAGCACTCACCGACGATGCACGTTCAGCCCGTGTGGTTGACCGCTTCCTGGCAGATCTGGAGAACCAGAACGCAGGTGCAGCTAAGTAA
- a CDS encoding F0F1 ATP synthase subunit delta, whose product MAGVSSESLTAALVALEAKLPNASLQLAKELFGILGTVDSSAGLRRALTDPSRSGDEKSALVKQLFGGKVSADAVEIASRLAGSRWASARDIGDALETLAASVVIAVAENKSAVSASGITGLEALENDLFAFNHAVDASHEVQRALSEPQASQAAKVALAEKLVPSASEEAKVLIGQAVSQPRGLKATKLVSRFAELAAKRQQRWIATVSVTRPLTEAQTSRLQAGLNALYGRELKINMNVDPALIGGIRIQIGDEVVDASVLARLGQLHRQLAG is encoded by the coding sequence ATGGCAGGTGTATCGAGCGAATCGCTGACCGCGGCACTCGTCGCGTTGGAGGCCAAGCTTCCCAACGCCTCGCTGCAGTTGGCTAAGGAACTCTTCGGAATCCTGGGAACGGTGGACAGCTCGGCTGGCTTGCGCCGTGCCCTGACCGACCCGTCCCGCAGCGGTGACGAAAAGTCGGCGCTGGTCAAGCAGCTCTTCGGCGGAAAAGTCTCCGCCGACGCTGTGGAAATCGCGAGCAGGCTGGCCGGCTCACGCTGGGCGTCGGCGCGTGACATCGGCGATGCACTCGAGACTCTTGCCGCTTCGGTGGTAATTGCCGTTGCTGAAAACAAGTCGGCAGTCTCTGCCTCGGGCATCACCGGACTGGAAGCGCTGGAGAACGATCTGTTCGCCTTCAACCACGCCGTTGACGCCAGCCACGAGGTGCAGCGTGCCCTGTCCGAGCCGCAGGCGAGCCAGGCAGCCAAGGTTGCCCTCGCCGAGAAGCTCGTGCCCAGTGCAAGCGAGGAAGCGAAAGTCCTTATCGGACAGGCAGTCTCGCAGCCCCGCGGGCTCAAGGCCACCAAGCTCGTCAGCCGTTTTGCCGAGCTTGCCGCCAAGCGCCAGCAGCGCTGGATCGCCACGGTCAGCGTCACCCGTCCGCTGACGGAGGCCCAGACCAGTCGTCTGCAGGCAGGGCTCAATGCCCTGTACGGCCGCGAGCTCAAGATCAACATGAACGTTGACCCGGCACTGATCGGTGGCATCCGGATCCAGATTGGCGACGAAGTGGTTGACGCTTCGGTCCTCGCCCGCCTGGGCCAGCTCCACCGCCAGCTTGCTGGTTAG
- the atpA gene encoding F0F1 ATP synthase subunit alpha — MAELTINADDVRNALNEFAASYEPGNAERVEVGRVTTAGDGIARVEGLPSVMANELLRFEDGTLGLAQNLDVREIGVIVLGDFTGIEEGQEVHRTGQVLSVPVGDAFLGRVVDPLGQPIDDLGEIKAETTRALELQAPGVTQRKSVHEPMQTGLKAIDAMIPIGRGQRQLIIGDRQTGKSAIAIDTIINQKANWASGDVKKQVRCIYVAIGQKASTIAAVRQTLEDNGALEYTTIVASPASDPAGFKYLAPYAGSAIGQHWMYGGKHVLIVFDDLSKQAEAYRAVSLLLRRPPGREAYPGDVFYLHSRLLERCAKLSDELGAGSMTGLPLIETKANDVSAYIPTNVISITDGQIFLQSDLFNANQRPAVDVGVSVSRVGGAAQVKSMKKVSGTLKLELAQYRDMQAFAMFASDLDAASRQQLTRGARLMELLKQGQYSPFPVEDQVVSIWAGTNGYLDDVPVEDINRFETEFLEHLKHKSSILTTLAQTNVMDDDTAEALKTAIVDFKKGFFGQGDNLLVGAGHEEYAPIDEDQVDQEKIVKQKR; from the coding sequence ATGGCCGAATTGACCATCAACGCCGACGACGTCCGTAATGCGTTGAACGAGTTCGCGGCGTCCTACGAACCCGGAAACGCAGAGCGCGTAGAGGTTGGCCGCGTAACAACCGCAGGTGACGGCATCGCCCGTGTTGAGGGCCTTCCCTCGGTCATGGCGAACGAGTTGCTTCGTTTCGAAGACGGCACGCTGGGCCTGGCCCAGAACCTTGACGTCCGCGAGATCGGCGTGATCGTGCTCGGTGACTTCACCGGCATCGAAGAGGGCCAGGAAGTCCACCGCACCGGACAGGTTCTGTCCGTCCCGGTCGGCGACGCCTTCCTCGGCCGCGTGGTTGACCCGCTGGGCCAGCCCATCGACGACCTCGGCGAGATCAAGGCCGAGACCACCCGTGCCCTGGAACTCCAGGCGCCCGGCGTGACCCAGCGCAAGTCGGTCCACGAGCCGATGCAGACCGGGCTCAAGGCTATCGACGCCATGATCCCGATCGGCCGCGGCCAGCGTCAGCTGATCATTGGTGACCGCCAGACCGGCAAGTCCGCCATCGCGATCGACACGATCATCAACCAGAAGGCCAACTGGGCTTCGGGCGACGTGAAGAAGCAGGTCCGCTGCATCTACGTGGCCATCGGCCAGAAGGCCTCGACGATCGCTGCCGTGCGCCAGACCCTCGAGGACAACGGCGCGCTGGAATACACGACCATCGTGGCTTCCCCCGCCTCCGACCCCGCAGGCTTCAAGTACCTGGCACCGTACGCCGGCTCGGCCATCGGCCAGCACTGGATGTACGGCGGCAAGCACGTCCTCATCGTCTTCGATGACCTCTCCAAGCAGGCCGAAGCCTACCGCGCCGTGTCGCTGCTGCTGCGCCGCCCGCCGGGCCGCGAAGCCTACCCGGGCGACGTTTTCTACTTGCACTCCCGTCTGCTGGAGCGTTGTGCAAAGCTCTCCGACGAGCTCGGTGCCGGCTCCATGACCGGGCTGCCGCTGATCGAGACCAAGGCGAACGACGTGTCCGCCTACATCCCGACCAACGTCATCTCGATCACCGACGGCCAGATCTTCCTACAGTCGGACCTCTTCAACGCCAACCAGCGTCCCGCCGTCGACGTCGGCGTGTCCGTCTCCCGTGTTGGTGGCGCCGCGCAGGTCAAGTCCATGAAGAAGGTCTCCGGTACCTTGAAGCTGGAACTGGCCCAGTACCGGGACATGCAGGCCTTCGCCATGTTCGCCTCGGACCTCGACGCCGCCTCCCGCCAGCAGCTGACCCGCGGCGCACGCCTGATGGAACTGCTCAAGCAGGGCCAGTACTCGCCGTTCCCGGTCGAGGACCAGGTTGTCTCCATCTGGGCCGGCACCAACGGCTACCTCGACGACGTCCCGGTTGAAGACATCAACCGCTTCGAAACCGAGTTCCTGGAGCACCTCAAGCACAAGTCCTCCATCCTGACGACGCTGGCCCAGACCAACGTTATGGACGATGACACCGCTGAAGCGCTGAAGACCGCGATTGTGGACTTCAAGAAGGGCTTCTTCGGTCAGGGCGACAACCTCCTGGTCGGTGCGGGGCACGAGGAATACGCCCCGATCGACGAGGACCAGGTCGACCAGGAAAAAATCGTCAAGCAGAAGCGCTAG
- a CDS encoding F0F1 ATP synthase subunit gamma, giving the protein MGAQIRVYRQKISSTTSMRKIFKAMELIATSRIGKARARVAASLPYANAITRAVSAVATQSEIDHPLVTEPEQIRRAAVLVITSDRGLAGSYSATVLKQAEGLTELLHEEGKEVKTYVMGRKAQAYFEFRNRPYERVWTGNTDAPLFETAREVGEALLADFATVYEEGGVDEIHVVYTRFKSMVTQEPTVVRLLPLEVVEEQAASESELLPLYEFEPETEQVLDALLPRYIESRIFAAMLQAAASELAARQRAMKSAGDNATELIKKYTRLRNTARQAEITQELSEIVAGADALNAS; this is encoded by the coding sequence ATGGGAGCCCAGATTCGGGTCTACCGCCAGAAGATCAGCTCGACGACGTCGATGCGCAAGATCTTCAAGGCGATGGAACTGATCGCTACCTCGCGCATCGGCAAGGCCCGCGCACGCGTAGCGGCTTCACTGCCTTACGCAAACGCGATCACGCGCGCCGTTTCTGCTGTCGCAACTCAGAGCGAAATCGACCACCCGCTGGTTACCGAGCCGGAGCAGATCCGCCGCGCCGCCGTCCTGGTCATCACCTCCGACCGCGGCCTCGCAGGGTCCTACTCGGCGACGGTGCTCAAGCAGGCGGAAGGCCTCACCGAGCTGCTCCACGAAGAGGGCAAGGAAGTCAAGACGTACGTCATGGGCCGCAAGGCACAGGCATACTTCGAGTTCCGCAACCGCCCCTACGAGCGGGTGTGGACCGGCAACACCGACGCACCGCTGTTCGAGACGGCGCGGGAGGTCGGCGAAGCACTGCTGGCCGACTTCGCCACGGTCTACGAAGAGGGCGGCGTCGACGAGATCCACGTTGTCTACACCCGCTTCAAGTCCATGGTGACCCAGGAGCCGACGGTTGTCCGCCTGCTCCCGCTTGAGGTCGTCGAAGAGCAGGCTGCCTCCGAGTCGGAGCTCCTGCCGCTCTACGAATTCGAGCCGGAAACGGAGCAGGTCCTCGATGCCCTGCTGCCGCGCTACATCGAGTCACGCATCTTCGCCGCCATGTTGCAGGCAGCAGCTTCCGAGCTCGCCGCCCGCCAGCGTGCGATGAAGTCCGCCGGCGACAATGCCACGGAACTCATCAAGAAGTACACGCGTCTGCGCAACACTGCCCGCCAGGCTGAAATTACGCAGGAGCTTTCCGAAATCGTGGCAGGCGCCGACGCGTTGAACGCGTCCTAG